From Veillonella dispar, one genomic window encodes:
- a CDS encoding PepSY-associated TM helix domain-containing protein encodes MSKIYKIHKWLSIVSVIFFLMFCITGLILMFRTELNAWAQGGTNHTSSSMAMGQEETPIFDYADEGALLVKAKYPSKDILNISPAMGASHLLRYRIIESSATVAPPARMGMGGDYALYNPETKALITTHHETPAHPWVRSVLHTLHQLHTRLDLGKTGIYIVTILSFLCALSIISGIFLYGPFRKSFAKSAVLSNHMKLSSLHREFAMVATVWGFILCITGVWIGGFFIANDSYNADVLHTAKQELSSDQSEILQPSEAISRIMKAYPDRQLISIDYPSKFNDHHYAFYLGAENDDDPAMFLGQPVYANLHADSAKDMYSTKTIPWYFTGMTTMINLHIHNHNTMVLKILWAIWDIVLIIGIITGIMMTIIKKFVKSRAMESRAPVEIQHVWRKPILYSILVLLGFIVPLWSNPITNSIAAICLSIPLIGFLISLIRENNY; translated from the coding sequence ATGTCTAAGATTTATAAAATCCATAAATGGTTATCTATAGTTTCTGTGATATTTTTCTTAATGTTCTGTATTACAGGGCTTATCCTCATGTTCAGAACTGAATTAAATGCGTGGGCTCAAGGGGGCACGAACCATACCTCATCTTCAATGGCTATGGGGCAAGAAGAGACACCTATTTTTGATTATGCTGATGAAGGGGCTCTACTAGTTAAGGCAAAATATCCGTCAAAGGATATTTTAAATATTTCTCCTGCCATGGGTGCTTCACATCTTTTACGGTATCGTATTATTGAATCATCAGCTACCGTAGCACCTCCAGCACGTATGGGTATGGGAGGGGACTATGCATTATATAATCCTGAAACAAAGGCTCTCATTACTACCCATCATGAAACACCTGCTCATCCTTGGGTTCGAAGTGTATTACATACGCTTCATCAACTACATACAAGATTAGATCTCGGAAAAACTGGGATTTATATTGTAACAATTTTATCTTTTTTATGTGCTTTATCGATTATTTCTGGTATTTTCTTATATGGTCCATTTCGTAAAAGTTTTGCAAAATCTGCAGTATTGTCAAATCATATGAAATTAAGTTCATTGCATCGAGAGTTTGCAATGGTTGCTACTGTATGGGGATTTATCTTATGTATTACAGGTGTATGGATAGGTGGATTTTTTATTGCCAATGACAGCTATAATGCAGATGTACTACATACTGCAAAGCAAGAGCTTTCATCGGATCAATCCGAAATTTTACAACCATCCGAAGCTATTTCTCGCATTATGAAAGCTTATCCAGATCGTCAGCTTATATCTATTGATTATCCATCCAAATTTAATGACCATCACTATGCATTTTATTTAGGTGCTGAAAATGATGATGATCCTGCTATGTTTTTGGGACAGCCTGTCTATGCTAATTTACATGCTGATTCTGCTAAGGATATGTATTCTACAAAAACAATACCATGGTATTTTACTGGTATGACTACAATGATTAATCTCCATATTCATAATCATAATACAATGGTGCTTAAAATATTATGGGCCATCTGGGATATAGTTCTTATTATAGGTATTATAACAGGCATTATGATGACTATTATAAAGAAATTTGTTAAATCTCGTGCTATGGAATCTAGAGCACCCGTTGAGATACAACATGTTTGGCGTAAACCTATCCTTTATAGTATTTTAGTTCTCCTAGGTTTTATTGTGCCTCTTTGGTCTAATCCAATCACAAATAGTATAGCTGCCATTTGTTTAAGCATTCCACTTATTGGATTCTTAATTTCTCTGATCAGAGAGAATAATTATTAA
- a CDS encoding TOBE domain-containing protein: MKLSARNQLKGTIVEIQEGAVNAIVKINVGNDNIITADITVQSVKELGLTVGKEVYAVIKATNVMVGIE; this comes from the coding sequence ATGAAATTAAGCGCAAGAAACCAATTAAAAGGTACTATCGTAGAAATTCAAGAAGGTGCCGTAAATGCAATTGTGAAAATTAATGTAGGTAACGATAATATCATTACTGCTGACATTACAGTTCAATCTGTTAAAGAATTGGGCTTAACAGTAGGCAAAGAAGTATATGCTGTTATCAAAGCTACTAACGTAATGGTTGGTATAGAATAA